A part of Amycolatopsis lurida genomic DNA contains:
- a CDS encoding ATP-binding protein, protein MSLEYLFERLARLEQRIRDAVESRRAADPNPDDPFRGLYLSNETIDALLEGHREPFPPFTDSVPDGRLRPLAERAGLTGVDVELLLVALAPDLDSRFEQFYGYLNDDVTRRRATAGLALRLCGIPEASAAGRARLDADAPLITCGLLTMEEQERPFLSRTLRVPDRVVNHLLGDDRLAPELAGCARLGTNVADVAGTDRLARAISGHVALVYLREHPGGGAEELGVAALTAAGFPALVVDAARWQADSGRGELTGSLVREALLRGAGLVLGPVDDSPGLEKLAHPAVPSIVHGTGAWDPRWSAVPPLQLDAFPLSVASRVGLWRGHLDSGLAPDVDPAEATAHFVLGPAQIARAAKAASVTALADGGPVRTSHLRAGARSQNAAGLQRLARRIEPAVDWSDLVLPAGVLSLLDELAARARYRDQVLDVWRMRPGGGRGRGVTGLFAGDSGTGKTMSAEVIAASLGLDLYTVNLATVVDKYVGETEKNLERIFTEAAGVNGVLLFDEADAIFGKRSEVRDAHDRYANIESAYLLQRMETFDGIAVLATNLRANLDEAFTRRLDVIVDFPLPDVELRRQLWDRCLGARMPRADDLDLGFLAEAFELAGGHIRSAAVTGAYLAAEAGRPVTMADLVGAVAREYRKLGRLCLDREFGPYLAMVTDG, encoded by the coding sequence ATGAGCCTGGAATACCTGTTCGAGCGGTTGGCCCGGCTCGAACAGCGGATCCGCGACGCGGTCGAGAGCCGCCGGGCCGCCGACCCGAACCCCGACGACCCCTTCCGCGGGCTGTACCTGTCGAACGAGACGATCGACGCGCTGCTGGAGGGCCACCGTGAACCGTTCCCGCCGTTCACGGACTCCGTGCCGGACGGCCGCCTGCGCCCGTTGGCGGAGCGCGCGGGACTCACCGGTGTCGACGTCGAACTGCTGCTGGTCGCGCTCGCGCCCGACCTCGACAGCCGGTTCGAGCAGTTCTACGGCTATCTCAACGACGACGTGACCCGACGCCGGGCGACAGCGGGCTTGGCCTTGCGCCTGTGCGGCATCCCTGAAGCGTCGGCCGCCGGCCGGGCGCGGCTCGACGCCGACGCTCCGCTGATCACTTGTGGCCTGCTCACCATGGAGGAGCAAGAACGCCCCTTCCTGTCACGAACGCTTCGTGTTCCGGACCGGGTGGTGAACCACCTGCTGGGCGACGACCGGCTCGCCCCGGAACTCGCCGGATGCGCACGCCTCGGCACGAACGTCGCCGACGTGGCCGGTACCGATCGGCTGGCCCGTGCGATCAGCGGCCACGTCGCGTTGGTCTATCTGCGGGAGCATCCCGGCGGAGGTGCCGAAGAACTCGGTGTCGCGGCACTGACCGCTGCCGGTTTTCCCGCGCTCGTGGTCGATGCCGCACGGTGGCAGGCGGATTCCGGACGGGGCGAGCTCACCGGTTCGCTCGTGCGGGAGGCGTTGCTGCGCGGCGCGGGGTTGGTGCTGGGCCCGGTCGACGACTCCCCGGGCTTGGAGAAGCTCGCGCATCCGGCGGTCCCGTCGATCGTGCACGGCACCGGGGCCTGGGACCCCCGGTGGAGCGCCGTCCCGCCGTTGCAGCTCGATGCCTTCCCCCTGTCCGTGGCGAGCCGGGTGGGTCTTTGGCGGGGCCATCTCGACAGCGGGCTCGCTCCGGATGTCGACCCCGCGGAGGCGACCGCGCATTTCGTGCTGGGGCCGGCGCAGATCGCCCGCGCGGCGAAGGCGGCGTCGGTGACGGCGCTGGCCGATGGCGGGCCGGTGCGGACGTCCCATCTCCGCGCGGGCGCGCGGAGCCAGAACGCGGCGGGTCTGCAACGGCTCGCCCGGCGCATCGAACCCGCGGTGGACTGGAGCGACCTCGTGCTGCCCGCGGGCGTACTGTCCCTTTTGGACGAACTTGCCGCGCGGGCACGCTACCGGGACCAGGTGCTCGACGTGTGGCGGATGCGGCCCGGCGGCGGCCGCGGCCGAGGCGTGACGGGGCTCTTCGCCGGGGACTCGGGGACGGGCAAGACGATGTCCGCCGAGGTCATCGCCGCCTCGCTGGGGCTGGATCTCTACACCGTGAACCTGGCGACGGTGGTCGACAAGTACGTCGGCGAGACGGAGAAGAACCTGGAACGGATCTTCACCGAGGCGGCCGGCGTCAACGGAGTGCTGCTGTTCGACGAGGCGGACGCGATCTTCGGCAAGCGGTCCGAGGTCCGTGACGCACACGACCGGTACGCGAACATCGAAAGCGCCTACCTGCTGCAGCGGATGGAGACCTTCGACGGCATCGCGGTGCTGGCCACCAATCTGCGAGCGAACCTCGACGAGGCGTTCACCCGGCGGCTGGACGTGATCGTGGACTTCCCGTTGCCGGACGTCGAGCTGCGGCGTCAGTTGTGGGACCGCTGCCTCGGCGCTCGAATGCCCCGGGCCGACGACCTGGACCTGGGTTTCCTGGCCGAAGCATTCGAACTCGCCGGGGGCCACATCCGCTCGGCCGCGGTGACGGGCGCGTATCTGGCCGCGGAAGCCGGCCGCCCGGTGACGATGGCGGATCTGGTCGGCGCGGTCGCGCGGGAATACCGCAAGCTGGGCAGGCTGTGCCTGGACCGCGAGTTCGGCCCGTACCTGGCGATGGTGACCGACGGCTGA
- a CDS encoding DUF4255 domain-containing protein, whose protein sequence is MIHEVDEALRRLVRDAARRGSEIEVAFDAPTKEWAARRNAPAVNVYLYDVREDLRRRSRGLLNEYDPLGKVSARHLPPRHIKLSYLVTAWTQRPEDEHRVLSDLLLGLLCHDAVPESALTGSLAEMGLPVPMTVALPPPEDRAFADVWTALGGELKPSLDVVVSAPVHSGRVYPAERPPREGLKLDTRDGELIGHHVAESGAVEGQRRVAMARTHRKPR, encoded by the coding sequence GTGATCCATGAGGTCGATGAGGCGCTGCGGCGGCTGGTGCGGGACGCGGCCCGGCGCGGCAGCGAAATCGAGGTCGCGTTCGACGCGCCGACCAAGGAATGGGCGGCGCGGCGCAACGCTCCCGCGGTGAACGTCTATCTCTACGACGTACGTGAGGATCTGCGGCGCCGCTCGCGGGGCCTGCTCAACGAGTACGACCCGCTCGGCAAGGTCTCGGCGCGGCACCTTCCGCCCCGGCACATCAAGTTGTCCTATCTGGTCACCGCGTGGACGCAGCGTCCCGAAGACGAGCACCGCGTGCTGTCCGACCTGTTGCTCGGCCTGCTCTGCCACGACGCCGTCCCGGAGTCGGCGCTCACGGGGTCGCTGGCCGAAATGGGACTGCCGGTGCCGATGACGGTCGCGTTGCCGCCGCCGGAGGACCGCGCGTTCGCCGACGTCTGGACCGCTTTGGGCGGCGAGCTGAAACCGTCGTTGGACGTCGTCGTCTCCGCGCCGGTCCACAGTGGACGGGTATACCCGGCCGAACGGCCGCCGCGGGAAGGCTTGAAGCTCGACACCCGCGATGGCGAGCTGATCGGGCACCATGTGGCGGAGAGCGGGGCGGTCGAAGGGCAACGCCGGGTCGCGATGGCGCGTACCCACCGGAAGCCCCGATGA
- a CDS encoding S1 family peptidase, whose amino-acid sequence MLRKTGVLMVGLAAAGAVLAPGIAAAADGPTPYVIGGHDATEDYSFMVSLQQDGNHFCGGSLISENWVVTAAHCVQGARPDQVRTRIGARQHNSGGTETGVSRIIVHPDFDRQKPSGGDIALVRLDEPVTEQPIKIAEAVGDAGTATRILGWGEHCAEQNCGAPEILQELDTKVRPAEECRNLATGKEICTGSDTPDAMGCYGDSGGPQIKGRPGEWELVGATSRDGDADPKCASGLGIWTDVTVYQDWIAEQTSREAAVA is encoded by the coding sequence ATGCTTCGCAAAACAGGCGTACTGATGGTCGGGTTGGCCGCGGCGGGAGCGGTGCTGGCACCGGGGATCGCCGCGGCGGCCGACGGGCCGACGCCCTACGTCATCGGCGGGCACGACGCCACCGAGGACTATTCGTTCATGGTGTCGTTGCAGCAGGACGGGAATCACTTCTGCGGCGGCTCGCTGATCAGTGAGAACTGGGTGGTGACCGCGGCGCACTGCGTGCAGGGAGCGCGGCCGGACCAGGTCAGGACCAGGATCGGGGCACGGCAGCACAACAGCGGGGGCACGGAGACCGGCGTCAGCCGGATCATCGTGCACCCGGACTTCGACCGGCAGAAGCCGTCGGGCGGGGATATCGCGCTGGTGCGGCTGGACGAACCGGTGACCGAGCAGCCGATCAAGATCGCCGAAGCCGTGGGCGACGCGGGAACGGCGACCCGGATCCTCGGCTGGGGCGAGCACTGCGCCGAGCAGAACTGCGGCGCTCCGGAGATCCTCCAGGAATTGGACACCAAGGTCAGGCCGGCGGAGGAGTGCCGCAATCTGGCGACGGGCAAGGAGATCTGCACCGGTTCCGACACGCCGGACGCGATGGGCTGCTATGGCGACTCGGGCGGACCGCAGATCAAGGGCAGGCCGGGTGAATGGGAACTGGTCGGTGCCACCAGCCGCGATGGTGACGCGGATCCGAAATGCGCCAGCGGTCTGGGCATCTGGACCGATGTGACGGTGTACCAGGACTGGATCGCCGAGCAGACGAGCCGAGAGGCGGCCGTGGCCTGA
- a CDS encoding CGNR zinc finger domain-containing protein: MPQRPLVGEPIALDLLNTTWPDRGAQQDVFDEPGGVGAWLAEWDLPDTPGAEEPLRHTRSVLREVLENPGASAERALNEVLARGRLRPELRRGGPEEAIEVDEAAWRPAWLAAYGYLSLLRARPERIKRCSAYPACTLYFDDTTRNGTRRWCSMETCGNRAKAARHYRRERSA, from the coding sequence GTGCCTCAACGCCCCTTGGTCGGCGAGCCGATCGCTCTGGACCTGCTGAACACCACGTGGCCCGATCGTGGTGCGCAGCAGGACGTTTTCGACGAACCCGGCGGCGTCGGCGCCTGGCTGGCCGAGTGGGACCTTCCGGATACGCCGGGCGCGGAGGAACCGTTACGCCACACGCGTTCCGTCCTGCGCGAGGTGCTCGAGAATCCCGGCGCTTCCGCCGAGCGTGCGCTGAACGAGGTGCTGGCGCGCGGGCGGTTGCGGCCGGAGCTGCGGCGAGGCGGGCCCGAAGAAGCGATCGAGGTCGACGAAGCGGCCTGGCGACCCGCGTGGCTCGCTGCATACGGCTACTTGAGCTTGCTTCGCGCGCGTCCGGAACGGATCAAGCGGTGCTCGGCGTATCCGGCGTGCACGCTGTACTTCGACGACACGACCCGGAACGGCACCCGGCGATGGTGCTCCATGGAAACCTGCGGCAACCGGGCGAAAGCCGCTCGTCACTATCGCCGCGAACGGTCGGCCTAG
- a CDS encoding alpha/beta fold hydrolase: MSEATRSAGEVFHRTATIDGRGVFYREAGDPTAPTLVLLHGFPTSSQMFRTLIPALADRYHVIAPDHIGFGHSDAPPVDRFDYSFENLTAITLGLLDALDLDRFALYLQDYGAPIGLRIASRHPERISALVVQSGNAYVEGFTPFWDVLFAHAKDRETHEEAVRELLEPAATRWQYTHGIPADRLDRLTPDTWTLDQALLDRPGNKEVQLQLFWDYQFNLDAYPAFQQYFREHRPPTLITWGEHDEIFGADGARAFLRDLPDAELHLLDAGHFALETHGPEIAALIRDFLGRTVR, translated from the coding sequence ATGTCCGAAGCAACCCGTTCCGCCGGCGAGGTTTTCCACCGCACGGCGACCATCGACGGCCGCGGCGTGTTCTACCGGGAAGCAGGCGACCCGACCGCGCCGACCTTGGTGCTGCTGCACGGTTTCCCCACGTCGTCGCAGATGTTCCGCACGCTGATCCCCGCACTCGCCGACCGCTACCACGTCATCGCCCCCGACCACATCGGCTTCGGCCACTCCGACGCCCCGCCCGTCGACCGGTTCGACTACTCGTTCGAGAACCTGACCGCGATCACCCTGGGGCTCCTCGACGCGCTCGACCTGGACCGTTTCGCCCTCTACCTCCAGGACTACGGGGCACCCATCGGGCTCCGTATCGCGAGCCGGCACCCGGAGCGGATCAGCGCGCTAGTGGTGCAGTCCGGCAACGCCTACGTCGAAGGCTTCACACCGTTCTGGGATGTCCTGTTCGCGCACGCCAAGGACCGCGAAACCCACGAAGAAGCCGTGCGCGAGCTCCTGGAGCCCGCGGCGACCCGCTGGCAGTACACCCACGGCATCCCCGCCGACCGGCTGGACCGGCTCACCCCGGACACCTGGACCCTCGACCAGGCCCTGCTCGACCGCCCAGGCAACAAAGAGGTGCAACTACAGCTGTTCTGGGACTACCAGTTCAATCTCGACGCCTATCCGGCCTTTCAGCAGTACTTCCGCGAACATCGCCCGCCGACGCTCATCACCTGGGGTGAACACGACGAGATCTTCGGCGCCGACGGGGCCCGCGCGTTCCTTCGCGACCTGCCCGACGCCGAACTGCACCTTCTCGACGCCGGACATTTCGCACTGGAGACGCACGGTCCGGAGATCGCGGCCCTCATCAGGGACTTCCTCGGCCGCACCGTGCGCTGA
- a CDS encoding GlxA family transcriptional regulator produces MLRVGVLAYPGCFASEVFGVPDLLTMATHVAGPDHAGYEVSVVSPRRRVAASGGVVVTVSPLREVDVLVVPGFELTPGQDIDARIANLAPEIEAIRSHAAAGDVVVSLCVGAFLLAAAGLLDRRRATTSWLFADELARRCPEAEVRPERLVVTDRGVTTTAAFSAMYDFALELIREHSGADVARTTARVALVDDARSSQTPYVDTRLLPRPGNAFSRRVMRWLDQNLAVRYDLTALAGRFNVSTRTLLRRFAEEAGQTPLEYLHSSRVRRARHLLETTDRTVAGICAAVGYRDPGTFAALFAKHTGRRPGDYRAAFRRDSGTR; encoded by the coding sequence ATGCTGCGAGTGGGGGTCCTGGCCTACCCGGGCTGTTTCGCGTCCGAGGTGTTCGGTGTCCCCGATCTCCTCACTATGGCCACGCACGTCGCGGGCCCGGACCATGCCGGATACGAGGTTTCCGTCGTTTCCCCTCGTCGCCGGGTCGCGGCGTCGGGCGGTGTCGTGGTGACCGTCTCACCGCTGCGTGAAGTCGACGTCCTCGTCGTGCCGGGATTCGAGCTCACGCCGGGACAGGACATCGACGCGAGGATCGCGAACCTCGCACCTGAGATCGAAGCGATCCGGTCGCATGCCGCCGCGGGCGACGTCGTGGTCTCGCTCTGTGTCGGCGCGTTCCTGCTGGCCGCGGCCGGGCTGCTCGACCGTCGGCGCGCCACCACCTCATGGCTTTTCGCGGACGAACTGGCTCGGCGTTGCCCCGAAGCCGAAGTCCGGCCCGAGCGTCTCGTCGTCACCGACCGGGGTGTCACGACGACGGCGGCGTTCAGCGCCATGTACGACTTCGCCCTCGAACTGATCCGCGAACACAGCGGCGCCGACGTGGCACGGACGACGGCGCGGGTGGCGCTGGTCGACGACGCGCGGTCGTCACAGACGCCTTACGTCGACACGCGGCTCCTGCCGCGTCCGGGCAACGCGTTCTCCCGCCGGGTCATGCGATGGCTGGACCAGAACCTCGCCGTCCGCTACGACCTCACCGCCTTGGCCGGACGTTTCAACGTCAGCACCCGGACGTTGCTGCGGCGCTTCGCGGAGGAGGCCGGACAGACGCCCCTCGAATACCTGCATTCCTCACGCGTCCGGCGCGCCCGCCACCTCCTCGAAACGACGGACCGGACGGTCGCCGGAATCTGCGCCGCCGTCGGCTATCGGGACCCGGGGACGTTCGCCGCCCTCTTCGCGAAGCACACGGGAAGGCGACCCGGTGACTATCGGGCCGCCTTCCGGCGCGACTCCGGTACTCGGTGA
- a CDS encoding dienelactone hydrolase family protein produces MARLPRYPAIWPIPAKAAPGEAFAMHGHRDDPLTDFSHRLVEVDGVPKTVHVAGSGPGVVLMPEMPGISPDVLRFARWVRDAGFTVYVPSLFGRDGAYPTAEDGEEVVRRACVSAEFRAFAGGGTSPVTRWLRGLARIVHAECGGPGVGAIGLCFTGNFALTMALEPAVIAPVVNHPSLPLDDPGALELAEEDAIAVRDRIVRDGLKVLAYRFDGDRWCTGQRFAAYRALLGGAFDGRVLPDSAANTDPPPFFRDLVGTPHSVVTAHFVDSAGHPTLRARDEILAFLADRLATR; encoded by the coding sequence GTGGCGAGATTACCCCGCTATCCGGCGATCTGGCCTATCCCCGCGAAGGCCGCGCCGGGCGAGGCTTTCGCCATGCACGGACACCGGGACGATCCCCTCACCGACTTCTCACACCGGCTCGTGGAGGTGGACGGCGTGCCGAAGACGGTGCACGTCGCGGGATCCGGGCCCGGCGTGGTGCTGATGCCGGAGATGCCCGGTATCAGTCCTGACGTCCTTCGGTTCGCACGGTGGGTGCGAGACGCCGGCTTCACCGTCTACGTCCCTTCGCTCTTCGGGCGCGACGGCGCGTATCCGACCGCGGAGGACGGGGAGGAAGTGGTCCGCCGCGCGTGTGTCAGCGCCGAATTCCGGGCGTTCGCCGGCGGGGGGACCAGCCCCGTCACGCGATGGCTGCGGGGACTCGCGCGCATCGTCCACGCCGAATGCGGTGGGCCCGGGGTCGGCGCGATCGGCCTGTGCTTCACCGGCAACTTCGCCCTCACCATGGCGCTCGAACCCGCCGTCATCGCCCCCGTGGTCAACCACCCCTCGCTCCCGCTGGACGACCCGGGCGCGCTCGAACTCGCCGAAGAGGACGCGATCGCGGTCCGGGACCGGATCGTGCGCGACGGCCTCAAGGTGCTCGCCTACCGTTTCGACGGCGACCGCTGGTGCACCGGTCAACGGTTCGCCGCCTACCGGGCCCTCCTCGGCGGCGCCTTCGACGGACGGGTCCTGCCGGACAGCGCCGCGAACACCGACCCGCCCCCGTTCTTCCGCGACCTGGTCGGCACGCCGCACAGCGTCGTCACCGCCCACTTCGTCGACTCCGCCGGGCATCCCACGCTGCGCGCCAGGGACGAGATCCTCGCCTTCCTCGCCGATCGGCTGGCGACACGGTAG
- a CDS encoding GNAT family N-acetyltransferase: MSEPRRAHVSDHRAIVDRVQAWWGDSRTPAQARELSLLLPKLFLQFFSGTSLVIEDGTGIRAFLVGFHSPDDDVQAYIHFVGVDPELRGQGTARRLYTTFFQRAAEAGRTEVRAITSPGNAGSIAFHRAMGFTLEPGDREIDGLPVHGDYDGPGQDRVCFVRKIA; encoded by the coding sequence ATGTCCGAGCCGCGCCGAGCACACGTCTCCGACCACCGCGCGATCGTCGACCGCGTCCAGGCGTGGTGGGGCGACTCGCGCACCCCTGCCCAGGCCCGCGAACTCTCCCTGCTGCTCCCCAAGCTGTTCCTGCAGTTCTTCTCCGGCACGAGCCTGGTCATCGAGGACGGAACCGGAATCAGGGCGTTCCTCGTCGGCTTCCACTCCCCCGACGACGACGTCCAGGCGTACATCCACTTCGTGGGCGTGGACCCGGAACTTCGCGGACAGGGGACGGCCCGCCGCCTGTACACGACCTTCTTCCAGCGCGCCGCGGAGGCGGGCCGCACGGAAGTCCGTGCGATCACCTCGCCGGGGAACGCCGGATCCATCGCTTTTCATCGCGCCATGGGATTCACCCTCGAACCCGGGGATCGGGAGATCGACGGGCTCCCCGTGCACGGCGACTACGACGGGCCCGGCCAGGACAGGGTCTGCTTCGTCCGGAAGATCGCCTAG
- a CDS encoding endonuclease I family protein, whose protein sequence is MRPARRISVVLALGVAAGIAFASPTLAGPSGDDYYQDALGKTGPELKAALHKIISTSTKLTYEQVWDGIRATDEDPANKANVVLLYSGRSQAKTANGGGVDDWNREHVWAKSHGDLGTAVGPGTDLHHLRAEDASVNSTRGNKDFDAGGSPVEEAPGSLTDDDSFEPRDAVKGDVARMILYMGVRYDGTDGFPDLEPNDAVDNGSKPHIGRISVLLSWHTQDPPDATEQRRNQVIHDQFQHNRNPFIDHPEWAASIYG, encoded by the coding sequence ATGCGGCCAGCCCGCCGTATCTCTGTCGTACTCGCGCTCGGTGTCGCGGCGGGGATCGCCTTCGCGTCACCGACCCTCGCGGGTCCGTCCGGTGACGACTACTACCAGGACGCGCTGGGCAAGACCGGCCCCGAGCTCAAGGCGGCGTTGCACAAGATCATCAGTACCAGCACCAAATTGACGTACGAGCAGGTGTGGGACGGGATCAGGGCCACCGACGAGGATCCGGCCAACAAGGCGAACGTCGTCCTGCTCTACAGCGGCCGCTCGCAGGCGAAGACGGCCAACGGCGGGGGAGTCGACGACTGGAACCGGGAGCACGTCTGGGCCAAGTCGCACGGCGACTTGGGCACGGCGGTCGGCCCCGGTACCGACCTGCACCACCTGCGGGCGGAGGACGCGTCGGTCAACAGCACTCGCGGGAACAAGGACTTCGACGCCGGCGGTTCTCCGGTCGAGGAAGCACCCGGGAGCCTGACCGACGACGACTCGTTCGAGCCGCGCGACGCGGTCAAGGGCGACGTGGCCCGCATGATCCTGTACATGGGCGTCCGGTACGACGGTACCGACGGTTTTCCCGACCTCGAACCCAACGACGCCGTCGACAACGGGTCCAAACCCCACATCGGCCGGATCTCGGTCCTGCTGAGCTGGCACACCCAGGACCCGCCCGACGCCACCGAACAGCGCCGCAACCAGGTCATCCACGACCAGTTCCAGCACAACCGCAACCCGTTCATCGACCACCCGGAATGGGCGGCCTCGATCTACGGCTAG
- a CDS encoding PPOX class F420-dependent oxidoreductase, producing the protein MAELSEQIRDWIAAPRFWHLATVNQDGSPQVSPMWIDVEGDHIVFNTAVGRVKEENLRREPRVSFSCLDNENPYDRVVIHGRVVEFVEGDEADRCMDRLAKKYVGTDRFEWRIPGERRVKVLVEPTRSSHVVGVEPFRRGHRP; encoded by the coding sequence GTGGCCGAGCTGAGCGAGCAGATCCGCGACTGGATCGCGGCACCGAGGTTCTGGCACCTGGCCACGGTGAACCAGGACGGTTCCCCCCAGGTGTCCCCCATGTGGATTGACGTCGAAGGCGATCACATCGTGTTCAACACCGCCGTCGGCCGGGTGAAGGAGGAGAACCTGCGCCGCGAGCCTCGGGTATCGTTCTCGTGCCTGGACAACGAGAATCCCTACGACCGGGTCGTCATCCACGGCCGGGTCGTCGAGTTCGTCGAAGGCGACGAGGCGGACCGGTGCATGGACCGGCTGGCGAAGAAGTACGTCGGAACCGACCGTTTCGAATGGCGGATCCCGGGAGAACGCCGGGTCAAGGTCCTCGTCGAGCCGACCCGCTCCAGCCATGTCGTCGGCGTCGAGCCGTTCCGGCGCGGACATCGGCCGTAG